One Trichomycterus rosablanca isolate fTriRos1 chromosome 10, fTriRos1.hap1, whole genome shotgun sequence DNA window includes the following coding sequences:
- the LOC134321636 gene encoding E3 ubiquitin-protein ligase TRIM39-like, giving the protein MAESSPPPLRRGRSNSMSETHSFTHKSSSILSEDQLQCSICPDVFTDPVTTPCGHNFCRSCLTQYWDKSPQCYCPLCKEKFTKRPELKINTTLREVSDHFKKKSQVDKPEVLCDVCTGEKQKALRSCLDCGVTFCESHLEPHINVPKYKKHKLITSVKNLEHYICQKHEKPFERFCRDDQTCVCQFCTEGDHKNHNIIPIEEEIDNKKTQLGQTQTEVQQMIQDRLKKIKKINHSVELSKRNTEKEKSDSIKTFTDLIHSIEKSQNEMLRMIEEKQKVVENQAERFIKDLEQEITELQRRETELEKLLNTEEHLNILQVYPTICSPPTTKNWTDISINTNPDVEILKTSLSQLQKTLDEKLNKTLNEMLRKTVSTELKRIQQYAVDVTLDPDTANPNLVLSNDGKQVTYGNTKQNLPDTPKRFTRYISILGKQSFSSGRFYYEVQVSGKTWSLGVIRESVNRKDEYTLTPQDGFWTVILRNGDEYKAFAGPSVLLSLKEKPQKVGVFVDYEEGLVSFYDVENRVHIYSYTGQTFTERLYPYFSPCNNDVAKNPAPLIITPVIKKMKCVIQ; this is encoded by the exons TCACTCATAAATCCAGCTCCATCCTGTCTGAAGATCAGCTACAGTGTTCCATCTGTCCGGATGTGTTTACTGATCCAGTCACCACTCCATGTGGACACAACTTCTGCAGGAGCTGCCTTACACAATACTGGGATAAAAGTCCACAATGTTACTGTCCATTATGTAAAGAGAAATTCACCAAGAGACCTGAACTCAAGATCAATACAACACTGAGGGAGGTTTCTGATCACTTCAAGAAGAAAAGTCAAGTTGATAAACCTGAGGTTCTTTGTGATGTCTGCACTGGAGAGAAGCAGAAAGCTCTGAGATCATGTCTGGATTGTGGTGTGACTTTCTGTGAGTCTCATTTAGAGCCTCACATTAATGTCCCAAAATATAAGAAACACAAACTCATAACTTCTGTGAAGAACCTGGAGCACTACATATGTCAGAAACATGAGAAACCTTTTGAACGGTTCTGTAGAGATGATCAGACCTGTGTCTGTCAGTTCTGCACTGAGGGAGACCACAAGAACCACAACATTATTCCTATAGAGGAGGAGATTGATAATAAGAAG ACTCAGCTGGGTCAGACACAGACGGAGGTGCAGCAGATGATCCAGGATCGACTGAAGAAGATCAAAAAGATCAACCACTCAGTAGAGCTCAGCAAA agaaacacagagaaagaaaaatctGACAGCATTAAAACCTTCACTGATCTGATTCACTCCATTGAGAAGAGTCAGAATGAGATGCTGAGGATGATAGAAGAGAAGCAGAAAGTCGTAGAGAATCAGGCTGAACGATTCATTAAAGATCTGGAGCAGGAAATCACTGAACTACAGAGGAGAGAAACTGAACTGGAGAAGCTTCTGAACACTGAGGAACATCTCAACATTCTACag GTTTATCCAACAATCTGCAGCCCTCCAACCACCAAGAACTGGACTGATATTAGTATCAACACTAATCCAGATGTGGAGATTCTGAAAACATCTCTCTCTCAGCTTCAGAAAACTCTGGACGAGAAGCTCAATAAAACTCTGAATGAGATGTTGAGAAAAACTG TCTCCACAGAACTGAAGAGGATTCAGCAGTATGCAG tGGACGTGACTCTGGATCCTGATACAGCAAATCCTAATCTCGTTCTGTCTAATGATGGAAAACAAGTCACATATGGAAACACAAAGCAGAATCTCCCCGACACCCCAAAAAGATTCACAAGGTACATTTCCATCCTAGGAAAGCAAAGTTTCTCCTCAGGTAGATTTTACTATGAGGTGCAGGTCAGTGGGAAGACCTGGAGTTTAGGAGTCATCAGAGAGTCTGTAAACAGGAAAGATGAGTATACACTGACTCCACAGGATGGATTCTGGACTGTGATTCTGAGGAATGGGGATGAGTATAAAGCTTTTGCTGGTCCTTCTGTCCTCCTCTCGCTGAAAGAGAAACCTCAGAAGGTCGGAGTGTTTGTGGATTATGAGGAGGGTCTGGTCTCGTTTTATGATGTAGAGAACAGGGTTCATATCTACTCGTATACTGGTCAGACGTTCACTGAGAGACTCTATCCATACTTCAGTCCTTGTAATAATGATGTAGCTAAAAACCCAGCACCACTCATCATCACTCCtgtaataaagaaaatgaaatgtgtTATTCAGTAA